From one bacterium genomic stretch:
- a CDS encoding COX15/CtaA family protein: MRTATMTWNEQENRTSKTGAVNGIVTGLTVLVLISLALVVWGGVVRLTGSGLSIPEWPIVNGTVLPPFTESDWQAVYQTYHNRILKLESVAEPTVEQLRQFQQMFWIEYAHRALAAIAGIVFLTLFVRTFRNRMLRLRIGTGMIVIAAALLTQAILGGLVVKTDIRPELLSLHLGTAFFFIGMLLWTALRAATNEATPRISSKLNTTIWMGLGFLFLQIMSGALVAGTFAGQLYNTWPTMEGYIIPPFAFLFDENIGNFLTNLVRNPLTVQFVHRWLAFLAAGMLTVAVLMSFRYQVSPRGKFALRAIPTLLTLQILLGLANLLFKVPFWFGLAHLVTAVPLFAVTVVAAYETGYTTNALLRGKE, from the coding sequence ATGCGGACTGCTACGATGACATGGAACGAACAGGAAAATCGCACCAGTAAAACGGGAGCGGTCAACGGGATCGTAACCGGCTTGACAGTGCTGGTACTGATCTCACTTGCGTTGGTGGTATGGGGAGGGGTGGTTCGACTTACCGGTTCTGGTCTTTCGATTCCGGAATGGCCGATTGTGAATGGTACGGTGTTGCCGCCGTTCACGGAATCGGATTGGCAAGCGGTTTATCAAACATACCATAACCGGATTCTGAAGTTGGAATCGGTTGCTGAACCAACGGTTGAGCAACTACGGCAGTTTCAACAGATGTTCTGGATCGAGTATGCCCACCGTGCGCTCGCGGCGATTGCCGGAATTGTGTTTCTAACTTTGTTCGTGCGCACGTTTCGCAATCGAATGCTGCGGCTTCGGATTGGGACGGGAATGATTGTTATCGCAGCAGCGTTGTTAACGCAAGCTATTCTGGGTGGATTGGTCGTCAAGACCGATATCAGACCTGAGTTGCTGTCGCTGCATCTTGGTACAGCGTTCTTCTTTATCGGAATGTTGCTCTGGACGGCGTTGCGCGCGGCTACGAATGAAGCGACACCCCGGATTTCGAGCAAGTTAAATACGACTATCTGGATGGGACTTGGATTCCTCTTTTTGCAGATTATGTCCGGTGCGTTAGTTGCTGGCACTTTCGCAGGACAACTCTACAATACGTGGCCGACAATGGAAGGGTATATCATTCCTCCCTTCGCATTTCTGTTCGATGAGAATATCGGAAACTTCTTGACGAACCTTGTGCGAAATCCGCTAACGGTGCAGTTCGTTCACCGATGGTTAGCGTTTCTCGCTGCCGGGATGCTCACAGTCGCTGTATTGATGAGCTTTCGATATCAAGTGTCGCCACGCGGAAAGTTTGCTTTGCGGGCTATTCCGACTTTGTTGACGTTGCAAATTCTCTTAGGGCTCGCGAACTTATTATTCAAAGTGCCGTTCTGGTTCGGTTTAGCACATTTGGTGACAGCGGTTCCCTTGTTTGCCGTTACAGTAGTTGCTGCGTATGAAACTGGTTACACAACCAATGCATTGTTGCGCGGGAAGGAGTAG
- a CDS encoding cytochrome c oxidase assembly protein, producing the protein MKRNRKFLVGFILFAFAMFAFAYVNVPLYRLVCQKLGIAIAPDEKNISRLTDGQTGREIKVRFSGLVAQGLKVSFASGEQIQTIQLGKEAQNKYVFTNLTNDTVRFRPVHSVLPEDAASKINLTKCFCFDDQTLLPHQRLELPVIYTIGSNLDKEIDYVTMHYTLFPKPTSTK; encoded by the coding sequence ATGAAAAGAAACCGGAAATTCCTGGTTGGATTTATTCTCTTCGCGTTCGCGATGTTCGCGTTCGCCTATGTGAATGTCCCACTTTATCGGCTGGTCTGCCAAAAACTCGGCATTGCCATCGCGCCAGATGAGAAGAATATCTCACGGCTAACCGATGGACAAACTGGCCGCGAAATCAAGGTGCGCTTTAGCGGATTGGTAGCACAGGGTTTGAAAGTAAGCTTCGCCTCGGGAGAGCAAATCCAAACGATACAGTTAGGAAAAGAAGCACAGAACAAATACGTCTTCACGAATCTCACCAACGATACAGTTCGCTTTCGACCCGTACACAGCGTGTTGCCGGAAGACGCCGCATCGAAAATCAATTTGACGAAGTGTTTTTGTTTCGACGATCAGACATTACTACCACATCAACGCCTCGAGCTGCCAGTCATTTACACCATCGGCTCGAATCTCGACAAGGAAATCGATTACGTGACGATGCACTATACGCTGTTTCCCAAACCGACGAGTACAAAATGA
- a CDS encoding heme o synthase, translating to MKLGTTTVAAQSNVATSNVAGTWRDYFTLMKPSIMLLVLITGLAALIVEGSLFTKGFDAIWVTIGLLLTGGSANALNMYFERDRDAVMTRTRKRRPLPQGKIEPRNAFIFSVAIGVIAVAMFAVIFNWLSASLALFTILFYSLFYTLYLKPRTAQNIVIGGIAGAMAPPIAWAAMTGTVAAPAWIMFAIIVMWTPPHFWSLALFYKDDYVNVNYPMMPVVKGDEATRRQIFYYSLGMLGTSGLLLFSGASWFYAVSAIVLGVLFLRTVLALTRKRDLPSARKVFGYSILYLFVLFIAMMLDAGIQNLL from the coding sequence TTGAAGTTAGGAACGACAACCGTTGCCGCGCAATCGAATGTTGCTACATCAAACGTCGCAGGAACTTGGCGAGACTACTTCACGTTAATGAAACCGAGCATCATGCTGCTGGTGCTCATCACCGGGTTGGCTGCGCTTATAGTAGAAGGCTCCTTGTTTACCAAAGGATTCGATGCGATTTGGGTTACGATTGGATTGTTGTTGACCGGCGGCAGTGCAAACGCATTGAACATGTATTTTGAGCGCGACCGCGATGCGGTAATGACGCGAACTCGCAAACGGCGTCCGCTGCCACAAGGTAAAATTGAACCGCGCAACGCATTCATTTTTTCGGTTGCGATTGGAGTTATCGCAGTCGCAATGTTCGCCGTTATTTTTAATTGGCTCTCGGCATCACTTGCATTGTTCACGATTCTCTTTTACAGTTTGTTTTACACGCTCTACCTGAAACCTCGCACCGCTCAAAATATCGTAATTGGCGGAATCGCTGGAGCAATGGCGCCGCCGATCGCGTGGGCTGCGATGACGGGAACGGTCGCCGCACCGGCATGGATCATGTTTGCGATTATCGTCATGTGGACGCCGCCGCACTTCTGGTCGTTAGCGCTGTTCTACAAAGACGATTATGTGAATGTGAATTATCCGATGATGCCGGTTGTAAAAGGCGACGAAGCGACTCGCCGGCAAATTTTTTACTATTCGCTTGGGATGCTTGGAACCAGCGGATTGCTGTTGTTCAGCGGAGCGAGTTGGTTTTATGCGGTTTCGGCAATCGTCTTGGGAGTCTTGTTTCTGCGCACCGTGCTTGCATTGACGCGGAAGAGAGATTTGCCGAGTGCGCGCAAGGTGTTTGGTTACTCGATTCTGTATCTCTTCGTTCTGTTTATCGCCATGATGCTCGATGCCGGGATACAAAATCTACTCTGA